The Brassica napus cultivar Da-Ae chromosome C7, Da-Ae, whole genome shotgun sequence genome has a segment encoding these proteins:
- the LOC106370216 gene encoding probable peroxygenase 7 yields the protein MAPSAASSNTKEGESGEEGYTALEKHVAFFDRNGDGVIYPWETYQGFRAIGVGRLPSAIAGLFINMGLSQKTRPGKGFSLLFPIEVKNSHFCIHGSVTEVYDKNGRFVESKFEEIFKKHARSHRNALTYKELLQLLKSNRDPGDFGGWIAAYGEWKLLYELCKDEDGLLTREAVKGAFDGSIFRKLEKERLSSSHKKKEKRRR from the exons ATGGCTCCTTCCGCTGCCTCTTCAAACACTAAAG AAGGAGAATCTGGTGAGGAAGGATATACTGCATTGGAGAAACATGTAGCCTTCTTCGACAGGAACGGAGACGGCGTCATTTATCCTTGGGAAACCTACCAAG GATTTAGAGCGATAGGGGTAGGGCGTCTCCCGTCAGCTATTGCTGGTCTCTTTATCAACATGGGACTTAGCCAGAAAACTCGCCCG GGGAAGGGATTCTCGCTGTTGTTTCCAATAGAAGTGAAGAATAGTCACTTTTGCATCCATGGTAGTGTCACTGAAGTATACGACAAGAACGGAAG ATTTGTGGAATCGAAATTCGAGGAGATATTCAAGAAGCATGCTCGCTCACATCGAAATGCTCTCACTTACAAGGAACTTCTTCAATTGCTTAAGTCTAACAGAGACCCTGGAGACTTTGGAGGatg GATTGCAGCATACGGAGAATGGAAATTATTATATGAATTATGCAAAGATGAAGATGGTTTATTGACGAGAGAGGCAGTAAAAGGCGCCTTCGATGGCAGCATTTTCAGAAAATTGGAGAAAGAACGATTATCTTCTTCTcataagaagaaagaaaaaagaagacgTTAA
- the LOC106371254 gene encoding mediator of RNA polymerase II transcription subunit 23, whose amino-acid sequence MDQSQQRTVTAPSSSRSYQFHPARAKIIDLFNLYLGRGSRQKPDESARDPPPNKSQKRVHAPSRDFPPGNEQFIVDFQQLQTQFNDPDQLRAITESVSVTMVLQCSNHAPRAEFLLFALRALFRIGFVNWDTFLPSLLASVSAAESSLNQAASSSATSSQSLAPVVIGSPVNEQASLTPLAKDTAMRSSQRVRAAAINSLRQISCKIILIGVEFNLKPVTHAEIFQHMMSWLVSWDMREMGAEKSLSEWLRSCLEVIWLLVDEGQSRIPFYELLRSGLQFIENIPDGDEALFTLVMEIHRRRDTMAMHMLMLDQHLHCPTFGTHRISSQTPANVSAEAVAHLRYSPITYPSVLGEPLCGEDLAMSIPQGSLDWERAVRCIRHAIRTTPSPDWWKRVLVVAPGYRPSAQAGPIPGAVFTSDMICEAIIDRIVELLKLTNSDANCWQEWLVFSDIFFFLIKSGCTDFVDFIDKLVLRLNGADNHILRTNHVTWLLAQIIRVELVMTALNSDLKKVETTRKILSFHREDRTDPNNPQSVLLDFVSSCQNLRIWSLSATTRAYLNNDQLLKGKQIDEWWRSKGERMMDYMNLDDRSIGMFWVVSYTMAQPACETVINWLSSSGMAELPGLQPNERVMMMQEVTPLPMSLLSGFSMNLCLKLALQLEEALFVSQVVPSIAMVETYTRLLLISPHSMFRSHFTQLAQRNASLLSKPGVTLLVLEILNYRLLPLYRYQGKSKTLMYDVTKIISALKAKRGDHRIFRLAENLCMNLILSLRDFFSVKREGKGPTEFTETLNRITIMTLAITIKTRGIADADHLVYLQTMLEQILATSQHTWSEKTLRHFPSLLRDALNGRVDKRGLSIQAWQQAETTVINQCTQLLSPSAEPSYVMTYLSHSFPQHRQYLCAGACMLMQGHPDNVNSANLARVLREVSPEEVTANIYTLVDVLLHKVHVDLQRGHNIKEILDKHDANLAFFFWTHEMLPLDIFILALIDRDDDPHALIIAKIILERPELMQRINMYCANRGPPEHWLFTQVFKRNELQKALGNHLSWKDRYPTFFDDIAARLLPVIPLVVYRLIENNAMDTADKILTAYSHFLAYHPLRFTFVRDILAYFYGHLPGQLVVKILRVLGLSKIPFSESFPQYISNPSSPTCPPLDYFATLLLNLVNNVIPPLSSSSSSNCSSRSGSMADMLNSSSARSLHGKTPGASQPGPANASEGQKAFYQIQDPGTYTQLVLETAVIEILSLPVSAAQIVSSLVQIIVNIQSTLIQSGNGFHGAANGVGQGSVLPTSPSGGSTDSMSASRSTCMNTASFVSRSGYTCQQLSCLLIQGCGLLLAQLPPDFHTQLYMEASRVIRETWWLTDGKRSQGELDSAVGYALMDPTWAAQDNTSTAIGNIVALLHAFFSNLPQEWLDGTHLIIKNLRPVTSVAMLRVVFRIMGPLLPRIANTHALFNKTLALLLSTMVDVFGKNSQTQVPVEASQIADLIDFLHHVVHYEGQGGAVQSSSKPRPDILALIGRAADSLRPDVQHLLSHLRTDPNSSIYAAAHQNTAKTNTS is encoded by the exons ATGGATCAATCGCAGCAGCGCACAGTCACTGCTCCTTCATCTTCTCGATCGTACCAGTTCCATCCTGCGCGTGCCAAGATCATCGACCTCTTCAATCTCTACTTAGGG AGAGGAAGCCGGCAAAAGCCTGATGAGTCTGCACGAGATCCTCCTCC GAACAAGTCCCAGAAGCGTGTTCATGCTCCCAGTAGAGACTTCCCACCTGGAAACGAGCAGTTCATTGTGGACTTCCAGCAGCTCCAGACCCAATTCAAT GATCCTGATCAGTTAAGGGCAATCACAGAGTCAGTTTCCGTAACTATGGTGTTGCAGTGTAGCAACCACGCACCTAGAGCTGAGttccttctctttgccttgCGTGCATTGTTCAGAATCGGTTTCGTTAACTGGGATACCTTCTTACCTTCCCTCCTCGCCTCCGTCTCCGCCGCTGAGTCCTCACTAAACCAagctgcttcttcttcagctacttcttcGCAGTCTCTAGCTCCTGTAGTTATTGGCTCTCCAGTGAATGAACAAGCTTCTCTAACTCCTTTGGCAAAAGACACTGCTATGAGAAGCAGTCAACGCGTAAGAGCCGCAGCGATTAACAGCCTGCGTCAGATCAGTTGCAAGATCATCTTGATCGGCGTTGAGTTCAACCTCAAACCGGTAACCCACGCCGAGATCTTCCAGCACATGATGAGCTGGCTTGTGAGCTGGGACATGAGAGAGATGGGAGCCGAGAAGAGTTTATCTGAGTGGTTGAGGAGCTGTTTGGAAGTTATATGGCTGTTGGTGGACGAGGGTCAATCACGGATTCCGTTTTACGAGCTGCTGCGCAGCGGTCTGCAGTTTATAGAGAACATACCTGATGGTGATGAAGCCTTGTTCACTCTTGTCATGGAGATACACCGGAGGAGGGATACGATGGCTATGCACATGCTCATGTTGGACCAGCATCTCCACTGCCCGACGTTCGGTACTCATCGTATATCGTCTCAGACGCCTGCCAATGTTTCTGCTGAAGCTGTGGCGCATCTTCGCTACTCGCCGATTACGTATCCGAGTGTGCTTGGGGAGCCTTTGTGTGGAGAGGATCTGGCCATGTCTATTCCACAAGGAAGCTTGGACTGGGAGAGAGCGGTGCGTTGCATTAGGCATGCTATTCGCACTACGCCGTCGCCTGACTGGTGGAAGCGTGTCCTTGTTGTGGCTCCAGGTTATAGACCTTCTGCGCAAGCAGGGCCTATCCCTGGTGCTGTTTTCACTTCTGACATGATTTGTGAAGCTATCATTGACAGGATTGTTGAGCTTCTCAAGCTGACCAACTCAG ATGCAAATTGCTGGCAGGAGTGGCTTGTTTTCTCAGATATATTCTTCTTTCTAATCAAAAGTGGGTGTACTGATTTTGTTGATTTTATTGACAAGTTGGTCTTACGACTTAACGGTGCCGATAACCATATTCTTCGAACGAATCACGTGACGTGGTTGCTTGCACAAATAATACGCGTTGAGCTTGTCATGACTGCTTTGAACTCCGATCTTAAAAAG GTGGAGACAACTAGGAAGATCTTATCATTTCACAGGGAAGACAGAACTGATCCCAATAACCCTCAGAGCGTGTTGCTTGACTTCGTGAGCAGTTGTCAGAATCTACGGATTTGGTCACTAAGCGCAACAACGAGAGCCTACCTAAACAATGACCAACTCTTGAAGGGGAAACAGATTGATGAGTGGTGGAGAAGCAAAG GAGAGCGCATGATGGATTATATGAATTTGGATGATAGGTCCATCGGCATGTTTTGGGTTGTTTCCTACACCATGGCGCAACCTGCGTGTGAAACAGTTATAAACTGGTTGTCTTCATCTGGAATGGCTGAGTTACCTGGATTACAACCAAACGAAAGAGTAATGATGATGCAGGAAGTGACTCCGTTACCGATGTCATTGTTATCTGGCTTTTCAATGAACCTGTGCTTGAAGTTGGCTCTTCAACTGGAAGAAGCTTTGTTTGTTAGCCAG GTTGTTCCCAGCATTGCAATGGTTGAGACGTACACAAGATTGCTTCTCATTTCCCCTCACTCTATGTTCCGTTCGCATTTCACT CAATTGGCACAGAGAAATGCTTCTCTGCTAAGCAAACCTGGGGTGACTTTGCTTGTTCTTGAGATTCTGAACTACCGTTTGCTTCCTCTATACAG ATACCAAGGAAAAAGCAAAACCTTAATGTATGATGTCACCAAAATAATCTCTGCACTGAAAGCAAAACGTGGCGACCACCGTATATTCAGACTTGCCGAAAACTTATGCATGAATCTCATTTTATCACTCAGAGACTTCTTCTCTGTTAAACGTGAGGGCAAA GGTCCAACTGAGTTCACTGAGACGTTGAACCGCATAACCATCATGACACTAGCCATCACTATCAAAACACGCGGAATCGCTGATGCTGATCACTTGGTTTATCTGCAAACCATGTTGGAACAGATACTCGCGACGAGCCAGCATACTTGGTCAGAGAAGACGCTGCGCCATTTCCCGTCCCTTCTCCGTGACGCTTTGAATGGGCGTGTAGACAAGAGAGGGTTGTCGATTCAGGCGTGGCAACAGGCGGAAACGACTGTGATAAACCAGTGCACTCAGCTTCTTTCACCGTCTGCTGAACCTTCTTATGTTATGACGTACCTCAGCCACAGTTTTCCTCAGCACCGTCAGTATCTATGCGCTGGTGCTTGTATGCTGATGCAAGGCCACCCTGATAACGTCAACAGCGCTAATCTG GCACGGGTTCTGAGGGAGGTTTCACCTGAAGAAGTCACTGCTAACATATACACTTTGGTAGATGTTTTGCTTCACAAAGTTCATGTAGACCTTCAGCGAGGACACAATATAAAG GAGATTCTAGACAAGCATGATGCAAATCTTGCGTTTTTCTTCTGGACACATGAAATGCTTCCTCTTGACATTTTTATTCTGGCGCTCATTGACCGTGATGATGATCCGCACGCCTTGATAATTGCA aaaATTATACTTGAAAGGCCAGAGCTGATGCAGAGGATTAACATGTACTGCGCAAACCGTGGGCCTCCTGAACACTGGCTTTTCACGCAGGTGTTCAAACGCAATGAACTCCAGAAGGCCCTTGGTAACCATCTTTCTTGGAAAGACAG GTATCCAACGTTCTTTGATGACATTGCGGCACGTTTGCTTCCAGTTATCCCTCTAGTGGTGTACAGGCTCATCGAGAACAATGCAATGGATACAGCTGATAAAATTCTGACTGCCTACTCTCATTTTCTGGCTTATCATCCTCTCAGATTCACGTTTGTACGCGATATCCTCGCTTATTTCTATGGCCATCTTCCCGGGCAACTTGTTGTGAAGATCCTCAGAGTCCTTGGTCTCAGTAAGATTCCATTCTCTGAATCATTCCCTCAGTACATCAGCAACCCGAGTTCCCCTACATGCCCACCTCTTGATTACTTCGCCACTCTTCTTCTGAATCTCGTAAACAACGTTATACCTCCGcttagcagcagcagcagcagcaactgTAGCTCAAGGTCTGGCTCAATGGCAGACATGTTAAACAGCTCCTCAGCGAGATCTCTTCATGGGAAAACTCCAGGAGCATCTCAGCCCGGACCAGCAAACGCCTCCGAGGGACAGAAAGCATTCTACCAGATCCAGGACCCTGGGACATACACTCAACTCGTTCTTGAAACAGCCGTGATTGAGATCCTCTCCCTTCCTGTCTCCGCTGCTCAGATTGTCTCTTCTCTTGTTCAGATAATCGTCAACATACAGTCCACACTTATTCAATCTGGCAACGGCTTCCACGGTGCTGCAAACGGAGTGGGGCAAGGCTCGGTGCTCCCTACGTCTCCCTCGGGAGGGAGCACGGACTCGATGAGCGCAAGCAGGTCCACTTGTATGAACACAGCGAGCTTTGTCTCTAGAAGCGGTTATACATGTCAGCAACTGTCGTGTCTGTTGATTCAAGGTTGTGGGCTTCTGCTGGCTCAGCTCCCTCCAGATTTTCACACGCAGCTTTACATGGAGGCTTCGCGTGTGATAAGGGAAACATGGTGGCTTACTGATGGGAAGAGATCACAAGGTGAGCTAGACTCTGCTGTTGGGTATGCTTTGATGGATCCTACATGGGCTGCTCAGGACAACACCTCAACCGCCATAG GGAATATAGTGGCCTTGCTTCATGCTTTCTTCAGCAATCTCCCACAAGAATGGCTTGATGGCACCCATCTCATCATCAAGAACCTCCGGCCTGTGACGTCTGTGGCAATGCTCAGAGTTGTATTCCGTATAATGGGACCACTTCTACCGAGGATTGCAAACACACATGCGCTCTTTAACAAG ACGCTAGCCCTTCTCTTGAGCACAATGGTTGATGTTTTCGGGAAAAATTCGCAGACACAGGTCCCTGTTGAAGCATCCCAGATTGCAGATCTTATCGATTTCCT ACACCATGTTGTTCACTACGAGGGACAAGGTGGAGCAGTTCAAAGTAGCAGCAAGCCGAGACCAGACATATTGGCCTTAATCGGAAGAGCAGCAGATTCTCTCCGACCAGATGTACAACACCTTCTCTCTCACCTCAGAACTGATCCCAATTCGTCGATATATGCTGCTGCTCATCAGAATACCGCAAAGACCAACACCTCTTAG
- the LOC106371253 gene encoding dynein light chain 1, cytoplasmic: protein MRARERNMEGVEMELERRSKFLNSLIQQKKKAKEQQDLKEEFNVRVRASDMPLPVQNRAFSLSREILNATPGKADNKRLALALKKDFDSAYGPAWHCIVGTSFGSYVTHSIGGFIYFQIDKVYVLLFKTAVEPLDHQ, encoded by the exons ATGCGAGCGAGAGAGAGAAACATGGAAGGAGTTGAGATGGAACTAGAGAGAAGAAGCAAGTTCTTGAACAGTTTGAtacagcagaagaagaaggctaAAGAGCAGCAGGACCTGAAAGAAGAGTTCAATGTTCGTGTTAGAGCTTCCGATATGCCTTTGCCCGTGCAGAACAGGGCCTTCAGTTTGTCCCGTGAGATATTGAATGCCACGCCTGGTAAAGCCGACAACAAAAGACTCGCTCTTGCCCTTAAAAAG GACTTCGATTCAGCATATGGCCCTGCGTGGCACTGCATTGTTGGGACCAGCTTTGGCTCATACGTAACTCATTCCATTGGAGGGTTCATATATTTCCAGATCGACAAAGTGTATGTTCTCCTATTCAAGACTGCTGTGGAACCCTTAGATCACCAATGA
- the LOC106371252 gene encoding 21 kDa protein-like, protein MKKPSLHTSLIFFFFLATLLPIILTVHSQPSSLPSDDSDFIRTSCNTTLYPVLCVSSLSNFSSSVNNDPALLARAAISVTLSKALELGSYLSNVTALLKSQVENGGHPAAAVVFHDCFENLKDAVDEMRGSMKQMRDLVSTGSLESFRFQMSNVQTWLSAALTDEETCTDGFKDVQDEPRKDEVCARVDDVKKLTSNALALVNRCVDKAMH, encoded by the coding sequence ATGAAGAAACCTTCCCTTCATACATcacttatcttcttcttcttcttagcaaCTCTCCTCCCAATAATCCTCACTGTCCACTCCCAACCCTCTTCATTACCATCAGACGACTCAGATTTCATCCGTACGAGCTGCAACACAACCTTATACCCCGTCCTCTGCGTCTCCTCTCTCTCAAACTTCTCAAGCTCCGTCAACAACGATCCAGCTCTCTTGGCTCGCGCCGCAATCTCCGTCACTCTCTCCAAAGCTCTCGAATTAGGCTCATACCTCTCGAACGTCACCGCTCTTCTCAAGAGCCAGGTGGAAAATGGGGGCCACCCAGCCGCAGCCGTCGTTTTCCATGACTGCTTCGAGAATCTCAAAGACGCGGTCGATGAAATGAGAGGCTCGATGAAACAGATGAGGGACTTGGTCTCCACTGGCTCGCTTGAGTCGTTCAGGTTCCAGATGAGTAACGTGCAGACTTGGCTTAGTGCGGCTTTAACCGATGAAGAGACTTGTACAGACGGGTTTAAAGACGTTCAAGATGAGCCGAGGAAAGATGAGGTGTGCGCTCGGGTCGATGATGTCAAGAAGTTGACTAGTAATGCTTTGGCTCTAGTTAACCGATGCGTTGATAAGGCGATGCATTGA